AACCCTGGTAGGCCATTGCTATCGAGCCCTGAAGATCAGCAACGACCTCCACACCATGGTGGCTATGGACCTGAGCCAACTCCATGGAGGACCGCTCCAACACGACCAACGCACCACCAACCAGGTCCAAAGATGACCAAACCCATGAAACTACCGGCTACAGTCTGCTGTGCAATTCTCTTGGTCATCCTGATTCTCTCCGGCctcatcctcctcctcgtctACCTCAGCAACCGTCCACACACACCCTACTTCGACATCGCAGCAGCAAACCTAAACACCGCGAATCTCGAAATGGGCTACGTCCTAAACGGAGATCTCGCGGTTGTGGTAAATTTCACAAACCCAAGCAAGAAAAGCAATGTCGACTTCAGCTACATCATGTTCGAGCTCTACTTTTACAACACGCTTATCGCTGCCGAGCGCATCGAGCCATTCATTGTTCCAAAGGGAATGTCTATGTTCACGAGCTTCCATCTCGTGAGCAGCAAGGTCCC
This genomic stretch from Raphanus sativus cultivar WK10039 chromosome 3, ASM80110v3, whole genome shotgun sequence harbors:
- the LOC108818947 gene encoding uncharacterized protein LOC108818947 produces the protein MSHHHYETNPHFVQFSSQDQHPSSSWTYPDHHQNPQTHPVAPSGPKIKTRGRHQTEPPELIHEPPSSRPMPLRPEEPLPPRHTPNPGRPLLSSPEDQQRPPHHGGYGPEPTPWRTAPTRPTHHQPGPKMTKPMKLPATVCCAILLVILILSGLILLLVYLSNRPHTPYFDIAAANLNTANLEMGYVLNGDLAVVVNFTNPSKKSNVDFSYIMFELYFYNTLIAAERIEPFIVPKGMSMFTSFHLVSSKVPIQTIQSQELQLQLGTGPVLLNLRGTFHARSNVGSLMRYSYWLHTRCSISLKNPPSGYMRARRCVTKR